The following coding sequences lie in one Myxococcota bacterium genomic window:
- a CDS encoding sigma-54 dependent transcriptional regulator: protein MAEAVLAGLDGEYEEGSFLWIGVEPSLARELRGLLPAGARVETHAAAGSPRANGREPADTPHHDAILLDATVFPRRERERRVNEVLGEIYRADPRTQLVALVPGDDPDALLASVRAGVRDVLAPGSDPTEISAALQSAARMRRLLELREGPLPRTERLETLGQMIGSSAEMRQCFSLVRRVASSEVPVLITGESGTGKELAARAIHESGDRASGPFVPINCAAIPEPLLEAELFGHERGAFTGAGQSRPGHVEAADGGTLFLDEIGELAPSLQAKLLRFLEDHTVVRVGGRRGIPIDVRIVAATNRDLAQEVTEGAFRQDLYYRLAVFQLSMPALRERPGDTIPLARMFLERYGDGRPSQALRLTPDAEEALRNAPWPGNVRELINRVRRAIVVVDGPTIGAEELGLSEWVPELPARPQPLREARQQAEAECIQRALEHHEGNKSGAARSLGVSRTQLYELMHRHGLGTLWSARA, encoded by the coding sequence TTGGCTGAAGCGGTGTTAGCTGGGCTGGACGGTGAATACGAAGAGGGCTCCTTTCTCTGGATCGGAGTCGAGCCCTCTCTTGCGCGAGAGCTCCGCGGACTCCTGCCGGCGGGGGCCCGGGTCGAAACCCATGCGGCGGCGGGCAGTCCTCGCGCGAACGGGCGCGAGCCGGCTGACACCCCGCATCACGACGCCATCCTTCTCGACGCCACCGTGTTCCCGCGCCGTGAACGCGAACGGCGGGTGAACGAAGTCCTCGGCGAGATCTACCGCGCGGACCCCCGCACCCAGCTCGTCGCGCTCGTGCCCGGCGACGACCCGGACGCCCTCCTGGCTTCCGTGCGCGCGGGCGTCCGCGACGTCCTCGCACCGGGCTCCGATCCCACCGAGATCTCCGCGGCGCTCCAGAGCGCCGCGCGGATGCGTCGACTCCTGGAACTCCGCGAGGGCCCCTTACCCAGAACCGAGCGACTCGAGACCCTCGGGCAGATGATCGGCTCGAGCGCGGAGATGCGACAATGCTTCTCCCTGGTCCGCCGGGTCGCGTCGAGTGAGGTCCCGGTGCTGATCACCGGCGAGAGCGGCACCGGGAAGGAGCTCGCAGCGCGCGCCATTCATGAGAGTGGCGATCGCGCCTCGGGGCCGTTCGTGCCGATCAACTGCGCCGCCATTCCGGAGCCGCTCCTCGAGGCCGAACTCTTCGGGCACGAACGCGGCGCGTTCACGGGCGCGGGCCAATCGCGCCCGGGGCACGTCGAGGCGGCCGACGGGGGAACCCTCTTCCTGGACGAGATCGGGGAGCTCGCTCCCTCGCTCCAGGCAAAGCTGTTGCGCTTCCTCGAAGATCACACGGTCGTGCGTGTCGGCGGCCGCCGGGGTATCCCGATCGACGTCCGGATCGTGGCCGCGACGAACCGCGATCTGGCGCAGGAGGTCACCGAAGGCGCCTTCCGTCAGGACCTCTACTACCGGCTCGCGGTCTTTCAGCTTTCCATGCCGGCCCTCCGCGAGCGCCCGGGCGATACCATCCCGCTCGCCCGTATGTTCCTCGAACGCTACGGAGACGGTCGCCCGAGCCAGGCCCTGCGCCTCACGCCGGACGCGGAAGAGGCGCTGCGCAACGCGCCGTGGCCTGGCAATGTCCGCGAGCTGATCAACCGCGTGCGCCGCGCGATCGTGGTGGTGGATGGGCCGACGATCGGGGCCGAGGAACTCGGGCTGAGCGAGTGGGTGCCCGAACTTCCCGCGCGCCCCCAACCTCTACGCGAAGCGCGGCAACAGGCCGAAGCCGAGTGCATCCAGCGCGCACTCGAACACCACGAAGGCAACAAGTCGGGAGCCGCGCGAAGCCTCGGGGTCAGTCGCACCCAGCTGTACGAACTGATGCACCGACACGGACTCGGAACGCTCTGGAGCGCGCGGGCGTAG
- the rpmB gene encoding 50S ribosomal protein L28, which translates to MARRCDLLGTKPQFGHNVSHSNRKTNRRFDPNLQNVTFYSDALKRPVPLRVTTRALRTVQKYGGIDPFLVKTDIAKLAPEGQRLKRRVHKALGGLPQSLRA; encoded by the coding sequence ATGGCGCGTCGCTGCGATCTGCTCGGCACCAAACCCCAGTTCGGCCACAACGTCTCGCACTCGAATCGCAAGACGAACCGCCGCTTCGATCCGAACCTCCAGAACGTCACGTTCTACTCGGATGCGCTGAAGCGCCCGGTGCCGCTGCGCGTGACGACGCGCGCGCTCCGCACCGTGCAGAAGTACGGCGGCATCGACCCCTTCCTGGTGAAGACCGACATTGCGAAGCTCGCGCCCGAAGGCCAGCGGCTGAAGCGCCGTGTTCACAAGGCGCTCGGCGGTCTGCCCCAGAGCCTCCGCGCCTAG
- a CDS encoding DNA repair exonuclease, with protein MIRFLHSGDWQLGMTRSVLDDEAHARYVEARFSSIRRLGALAEDARCEFVVVAGDVFESNRVDRKTVARALDALHGVPVPVYLLPGNHDPLDAASLFQSDRFRDAAPPHVHVLDDTEPRPVAPGVELVGAPWRSRRPEANPALAAVEGLGPPGPIRILVAHGGADLLTPDRRDASMLPVAPLESALEDRRIRYVALGDRHSTTCVGKSGRIFYAGTPEPTDFNERDPGRALVVELDHEHIQVTPQRVGTWQFVQWDPFLLEEAEDVTELSRRLADTEAKERSVLRLELRGRIDLRAAAELDGRLEAARDLFAGLDVRDAELERVGTNEDFDQVALGGFAAEAVEALREESALPGEAGRAARDALALCLRLASEGAGA; from the coding sequence GTGATTCGCTTCCTGCACTCGGGCGATTGGCAGCTCGGGATGACGCGGAGCGTGCTCGACGACGAAGCGCATGCGCGGTACGTCGAAGCGCGTTTCTCGTCCATCCGTCGCCTCGGCGCCCTTGCCGAAGATGCGCGCTGCGAGTTCGTGGTCGTGGCCGGGGACGTCTTCGAGTCGAACCGGGTCGATCGCAAGACCGTCGCCCGCGCGCTCGACGCCCTGCACGGTGTCCCGGTCCCGGTCTACCTGCTCCCGGGCAACCACGACCCCCTCGACGCGGCATCCCTGTTCCAGAGCGATCGCTTTCGCGACGCGGCTCCGCCCCACGTGCACGTCCTCGACGACACCGAGCCGCGCCCGGTCGCACCGGGGGTCGAACTGGTCGGCGCTCCCTGGCGCAGCAGGCGTCCCGAAGCCAACCCGGCCCTCGCTGCCGTGGAGGGTCTCGGGCCGCCCGGACCGATCCGCATCCTCGTCGCGCACGGTGGGGCCGACCTCCTCACCCCGGACCGCCGCGACGCCTCGATGCTTCCCGTGGCCCCGCTCGAGTCCGCCCTCGAAGACCGACGCATTCGCTACGTCGCCCTCGGCGACCGCCATTCCACGACCTGCGTCGGTAAGAGCGGTCGGATCTTCTACGCCGGCACGCCCGAGCCCACGGATTTCAACGAGCGAGACCCGGGCCGGGCGCTGGTCGTCGAACTCGATCACGAGCACATCCAGGTCACGCCGCAGCGGGTCGGGACGTGGCAGTTCGTCCAGTGGGATCCGTTCCTCCTGGAGGAAGCCGAAGACGTCACCGAGCTGAGTCGGCGCCTCGCCGACACTGAAGCGAAGGAGCGCAGCGTTCTGCGACTCGAGCTGCGGGGCCGCATCGATCTGCGTGCAGCCGCCGAGCTCGACGGGCGACTCGAAGCGGCGCGCGATCTCTTCGCCGGCCTCGACGTGCGCGACGCCGAGCTGGAGCGCGTAGGAACGAACGAGGACTTCGACCAGGTGGCGCTCGGTGGTTTCGCCGCCGAGGCGGTCGAAGCGCTTCGCGAAGAGTCCGCGCTTCCCGGCGAGGCCGGACGCGCCGCGAGAGACGCCCTCGCGCTGTGCCTGCGGCTCGCGTCCGAAGGAGCGGGCGCGTGA
- a CDS encoding AAA family ATPase → MKLLRLRLRHYRGTEAREIALAPDGVTLIVGPNEIGKSSLFEALDLLFDELDNTTKQRVRDVKPVDRDAATEIEAELRVGSAHLTYQKRFHRKPATELRLHAPRVGTWTGREAHEKALALLGEHVDLSLWRALRILQQTPLAPPNLADAPSLTQALDRVAGGSGEGEREGTLFDAAEAHYGEYFTPTGRDRKAARTLESGWEDARRESEAARQALEALEADVAEEARLRDAVATVETGLAESKNALAALEAELETIGELRNSLAQRQGELDTALAVERESIQAARQRGQLVSAQTGAAAEVESLAEALESEEPAHIAAGAELRHVEENLAAAREARDQAHSVAEWAQRDARFRRGERTLRELQARTERVAREEREVERARALLAGPEITPAQLQAIQEAQVVVDAARARLAAEGPMVTLQPEAALEVSVDGERRRIGPGEPLEARVSEALTLHVPGVGDLWVVAGAAVAERRKSLEEAETRLRGLCMEADVDDHAGAVAAVTARKAAREELSRSEARLAEALGKTDAAALEERVAKLARDCDRYREVRDATTPLPADLESAERATEATAREAERARASTEELDRRHADASRRFAHYEQHRSETRTRLELAERNRSDLTLRLEEARSQEGDEVLETNRDAASERVRELDARVQEARRALTEREPDAIESRAHERRDARDALARELRELQDGWVRVGERLEIAGNEGRFERLQEAERNRASAERALDRYRRRASAAARLFTALRDAREAQRRHYAAPLADTIAAMGRPLYGTDFGVELDEELAVARRIAGGTALAPRQLSTGAQEQLSLLTRLAAAKLAGDVPLWLDDALGHTDPQRLAALGPLIAAAGKAHQVLVLTCDPERFRSVTGARIVALD, encoded by the coding sequence GTGAAGCTGCTCCGGCTCCGACTCCGCCACTACCGGGGCACCGAGGCGCGCGAGATCGCGCTCGCGCCCGACGGTGTCACGCTCATCGTCGGACCGAACGAGATCGGGAAGTCCAGCCTCTTCGAAGCCCTGGACCTCCTCTTCGACGAACTCGACAACACGACGAAGCAGCGGGTGCGGGACGTGAAGCCCGTCGACCGGGATGCCGCGACGGAGATCGAAGCCGAGCTCCGCGTCGGTAGCGCGCACCTGACCTACCAGAAGCGCTTCCACCGTAAACCGGCGACCGAGCTGCGCCTCCACGCACCGCGCGTCGGAACGTGGACTGGGCGTGAGGCCCACGAGAAAGCGCTCGCGCTGCTCGGGGAACACGTCGACCTTTCACTCTGGCGGGCGCTCCGGATCCTGCAGCAGACGCCGCTGGCGCCGCCGAACCTGGCCGATGCACCGAGCCTGACCCAAGCGCTCGATCGCGTCGCCGGCGGTTCCGGGGAAGGCGAGCGCGAGGGGACCCTCTTCGACGCAGCCGAGGCGCACTACGGCGAGTACTTCACGCCAACGGGTCGCGACCGCAAGGCGGCGCGCACGCTCGAGAGCGGCTGGGAAGACGCGCGTCGGGAATCCGAAGCGGCCCGGCAAGCCCTCGAAGCGCTGGAGGCGGACGTCGCCGAGGAAGCGCGTTTGCGTGACGCCGTCGCGACGGTGGAAACCGGACTCGCAGAATCGAAGAATGCACTCGCGGCACTAGAGGCAGAACTCGAGACAATCGGGGAGCTGCGCAACTCGCTCGCGCAACGACAGGGGGAGCTCGACACGGCCCTCGCGGTCGAGCGTGAATCCATCCAAGCCGCGCGTCAGCGTGGACAGCTCGTGTCGGCCCAGACTGGCGCCGCGGCGGAAGTCGAGAGCCTCGCCGAGGCACTCGAGAGCGAGGAGCCGGCCCATATCGCAGCGGGCGCCGAACTGCGCCACGTCGAGGAGAACCTCGCAGCGGCGCGCGAAGCCCGGGACCAGGCCCACTCGGTGGCCGAGTGGGCGCAGCGCGACGCTCGCTTCCGGCGCGGCGAACGCACGCTCCGTGAACTGCAAGCGCGCACCGAACGCGTGGCCCGAGAGGAGCGTGAAGTGGAGCGCGCACGCGCGCTCCTCGCGGGCCCCGAGATCACACCCGCGCAGCTGCAAGCGATCCAGGAGGCGCAGGTGGTCGTCGATGCCGCGCGGGCACGACTCGCGGCCGAGGGGCCCATGGTGACACTCCAACCCGAAGCCGCGCTGGAGGTGTCCGTCGATGGGGAGCGTCGGCGCATCGGCCCGGGGGAGCCGCTCGAAGCGCGCGTTTCCGAGGCACTGACCCTCCACGTCCCCGGCGTCGGCGACCTCTGGGTCGTCGCGGGCGCCGCGGTCGCCGAACGCCGCAAGAGTCTCGAGGAGGCCGAGACGCGCCTGCGCGGGTTGTGCATGGAAGCCGACGTCGACGATCACGCCGGGGCCGTCGCAGCGGTCACCGCACGCAAGGCCGCCCGCGAGGAGCTCTCTCGCAGCGAAGCGCGCCTTGCCGAGGCCCTCGGCAAGACCGATGCAGCCGCGCTCGAAGAGCGCGTCGCCAAGCTGGCGCGCGATTGCGATCGGTACCGCGAAGTGCGCGACGCCACCACTCCTCTCCCCGCCGATCTCGAGAGCGCGGAACGCGCGACGGAAGCGACTGCGCGCGAGGCAGAGCGGGCACGCGCGTCGACGGAAGAACTCGATCGGCGCCATGCCGACGCATCGCGGCGCTTCGCCCACTACGAGCAACACCGCAGTGAAACCCGCACGCGCCTCGAGCTCGCCGAGCGCAACCGCTCGGACCTCACGCTGCGCCTCGAGGAAGCCCGTAGCCAGGAAGGCGACGAGGTCCTCGAAACGAATCGAGACGCGGCGTCGGAGCGGGTCCGCGAGCTCGACGCACGCGTTCAGGAGGCGCGCCGGGCCCTGACGGAACGCGAGCCGGATGCCATCGAGAGCCGGGCACACGAGCGACGCGATGCCCGGGACGCCCTGGCTCGGGAACTGCGCGAGCTGCAGGACGGGTGGGTCCGTGTCGGTGAGCGACTCGAGATCGCGGGCAACGAGGGCCGCTTCGAACGCTTGCAGGAGGCAGAGCGAAACCGGGCGAGCGCCGAGCGCGCGCTCGACCGCTACCGGCGCCGGGCAAGCGCGGCGGCGCGTCTCTTCACCGCGTTGCGGGATGCACGCGAAGCCCAGCGAAGGCACTACGCAGCCCCCCTGGCCGACACCATCGCGGCGATGGGGCGTCCGCTCTACGGGACCGACTTCGGGGTCGAGCTCGACGAGGAACTCGCCGTTGCGCGTCGCATCGCAGGGGGCACGGCGCTCGCGCCGCGTCAACTCTCCACGGGCGCCCAGGAGCAGCTCTCGCTCCTCACCCGTCTCGCTGCCGCGAAGCTGGCGGGCGATGTCCCCCTTTGGCTCGACGACGCCCTTGGGCACACCGACCCGCAGCGTCTGGCTGCCCTGGGCCCACTGATCGCCGCGGCCGGCAAAGCCCATCAGGTGCTGGTGCTGACCTGCGACCCGGAGCGGTTCCGAAGCGTGACCGGGGCGCGCATCGTGGCTCTCGACTGA
- a CDS encoding MATE family efflux transporter, whose protein sequence is MERALPEEAARFEAHPTRTFVALGLPVMASLVAEPVTGLVDTAFVARLGTVPLTALGVGTIALSSVLWAFNFLGTGTQTEVAIALGEDRADQASEIGFVAIVLGALIGLAFAGIGGVGLPWIVAVLGASGDVAVTAELYLGIRLIGAPAILVMMASAGALRGLHAMRTVLAIAVGSNALNLLLDLVLIFGWGPIPALGVAGAAWASVASQWAGAAVSIALLARRVGWPAYIDLRRAGELLVVGRDLFLRTALLVAFLLVATREATRLGDEAGAAHQVIRQVWMTTALFLDAFAAVAQSLVGTSRGAGRNDLALHAARFAVGASLVFGVALALAMLATTDLVRAGWVPDAAVAAFAGAWWVAAIAQPLNALSFATDGVHWGTRDYRYLRNGMALAFVAGVAVWGAAVARGDAELSDIWWATTAWMTVRAAIGIARLHPGWRSAPLATASASTRASR, encoded by the coding sequence TTGGAGCGAGCGCTTCCCGAGGAAGCCGCGCGTTTCGAAGCGCACCCCACGCGCACGTTCGTGGCGCTTGGACTCCCGGTGATGGCGTCACTGGTCGCCGAGCCCGTCACCGGACTGGTGGACACGGCCTTCGTCGCGCGCCTCGGTACCGTGCCGCTGACCGCGCTCGGCGTCGGCACGATCGCGCTCTCCAGCGTCCTGTGGGCCTTCAACTTCCTCGGCACCGGAACCCAGACCGAAGTGGCGATCGCCCTGGGCGAGGACCGCGCAGACCAGGCCAGTGAGATCGGCTTCGTCGCGATCGTGCTCGGTGCGTTGATCGGTCTCGCGTTCGCGGGGATCGGAGGCGTGGGACTGCCGTGGATCGTGGCGGTGCTCGGCGCGAGCGGAGACGTCGCCGTGACGGCCGAGCTCTACCTCGGCATCCGCTTGATCGGGGCACCCGCCATCCTCGTGATGATGGCCAGCGCCGGAGCGCTGCGGGGGCTGCATGCGATGCGCACCGTCCTCGCCATTGCGGTCGGAAGCAACGCGCTGAACCTGCTGCTCGATCTGGTCTTGATCTTCGGTTGGGGACCGATTCCGGCGCTGGGTGTCGCCGGTGCCGCGTGGGCCTCGGTGGCGAGCCAATGGGCGGGTGCCGCAGTGTCGATCGCGCTTCTCGCGCGGCGGGTCGGCTGGCCCGCGTACATCGATCTGCGGCGCGCGGGCGAGTTGCTCGTGGTCGGCCGGGATCTCTTCCTGCGCACGGCCTTGCTGGTGGCGTTCCTGCTCGTCGCGACGCGAGAAGCCACCCGCCTCGGCGACGAGGCCGGCGCCGCGCATCAAGTGATTCGCCAGGTATGGATGACCACGGCGCTCTTCCTCGATGCCTTCGCCGCGGTCGCCCAGAGTCTCGTGGGGACCAGCCGCGGCGCCGGGCGCAACGACCTGGCGCTCCACGCCGCGCGCTTCGCCGTCGGCGCTTCCCTCGTGTTCGGTGTCGCCCTCGCGCTGGCGATGCTCGCGACGACGGACCTCGTTCGCGCGGGCTGGGTGCCGGACGCGGCGGTCGCGGCATTCGCCGGGGCGTGGTGGGTGGCCGCGATCGCCCAACCGCTGAACGCGCTTTCCTTTGCCACGGACGGGGTTCACTGGGGGACCCGCGACTACCGCTACCTCCGCAACGGAATGGCGCTCGCGTTCGTCGCCGGCGTCGCCGTCTGGGGCGCCGCGGTCGCACGCGGCGATGCGGAGCTCTCCGATATCTGGTGGGCGACCACCGCCTGGATGACCGTGCGCGCGGCGATCGGCATCGCTCGTTTGCACCCGGGCTGGCGCAGCGCGCCGCTCGCGACGGCCTCGGCGTCGACGCGCGCAAGCCGCTAG
- a CDS encoding histidine phosphatase family protein has translation MSQHAQSKPGSTANREARVRTEARAEVTLLRHGEPDWTPNGTSVPDPGLTAYGHAQAEAAARWLAPYGVDAIYVSPYQRSQQTAAPLASAVGVEPHTLPDLREVGVNVDGLTQEDVDRYFVEASQRPLQEHWEGWPDAESFRDFHERVTGAVDALLAEQGWTPRRDDQHDFTQWDLDGEPRHIVVVAHGGTNSVALTHLLDVRPVPWEWLRFESELAAFSRVQARPLGPRGYVWSLQDFGEVGHLVEAGLREA, from the coding sequence GTGAGCCAACACGCACAGTCGAAGCCGGGCAGCACGGCCAACCGAGAGGCCCGCGTGCGCACCGAAGCGCGCGCGGAGGTGACGCTGCTGCGTCACGGCGAACCCGACTGGACGCCGAACGGCACCTCGGTCCCCGACCCGGGGCTGACCGCCTACGGCCATGCCCAGGCCGAGGCCGCCGCCCGTTGGCTCGCCCCCTACGGTGTCGATGCCATCTACGTGAGTCCCTACCAACGCTCGCAGCAGACGGCCGCGCCGCTCGCGAGCGCTGTCGGCGTAGAGCCCCACACCCTGCCGGACCTCCGCGAGGTCGGCGTCAACGTCGACGGACTGACTCAGGAGGACGTCGACCGCTACTTCGTCGAAGCGTCCCAGCGGCCGCTGCAGGAGCACTGGGAAGGCTGGCCGGATGCGGAGTCGTTTCGAGACTTCCACGAACGGGTCACGGGAGCAGTCGACGCCCTGCTGGCCGAACAGGGTTGGACACCGCGACGCGACGACCAACACGACTTCACCCAATGGGATCTCGACGGAGAGCCGCGACACATCGTGGTCGTCGCTCACGGCGGGACGAACTCGGTGGCCCTGACCCACCTGCTCGACGTCCGCCCAGTGCCCTGGGAGTGGCTGCGCTTCGAGAGTGAACTGGCGGCGTTCTCGCGGGTCCAGGCGCGCCCGCTCGGGCCGAGGGGCTACGTTTGGTCGCTGCAAGATTTCGGCGAGGTGGGTCACCTCGTCGAAGCCGGCCTGCGCGAGGCCTGA
- the ychF gene encoding redox-regulated ATPase YchF has protein sequence MKIGLVGYPGSGKSTVFGALTGMEVETGYGSGKANLGVVKVPDARVDALAGIYSPKKTTYAEITFNDLGGGHAEGLDRAALNAMRNVDALCQVIRAFPDPTGEAGNPLEELTGLETETLLADLEIVEQRVARLRKDRSNPRELALLEQIQEALENEQPVRALGLDEEALKSLSGYAFLTAKPLLLVLNVAEEAVAEAAPDELRDAASTRGLGLVVLSAQVEAEIAQLEADEQRDFLESLGLEEPAVNRFIRSAFELIDLISMLTAGPDECRAWPIPRGTAAPRAAGKIHSDIERGFIRAEVIPHEALLEHGSEAKCKEAGVLRVEGKDYIIQDGDVVNFRFNV, from the coding sequence ATGAAGATTGGGCTGGTCGGATATCCCGGCAGTGGCAAGAGCACCGTATTCGGCGCCCTCACCGGGATGGAGGTCGAGACCGGCTACGGGTCGGGGAAGGCGAACCTCGGTGTCGTCAAGGTGCCCGATGCGCGGGTCGACGCGTTGGCCGGGATCTATTCGCCGAAGAAGACCACCTATGCCGAGATCACCTTCAACGATCTCGGCGGCGGCCACGCCGAAGGCCTCGACCGCGCCGCCCTGAATGCCATGCGGAACGTGGACGCGCTCTGTCAGGTGATCCGGGCGTTCCCGGACCCCACCGGCGAGGCGGGGAACCCGCTCGAGGAGCTGACCGGCCTCGAGACCGAGACGCTGCTCGCCGACCTCGAGATCGTCGAGCAACGCGTGGCGAGGCTGCGTAAGGACCGCAGCAACCCGCGGGAGCTCGCGCTGCTCGAACAGATCCAGGAAGCGCTGGAAAACGAACAGCCCGTACGCGCCCTCGGCCTCGACGAGGAGGCGCTGAAGTCGCTCTCGGGCTACGCATTCCTCACCGCGAAGCCCCTGCTCCTCGTGCTGAACGTGGCCGAGGAGGCGGTGGCGGAAGCCGCGCCCGACGAGCTGCGCGACGCGGCGTCGACTCGCGGGCTGGGCCTGGTCGTCCTGTCGGCCCAGGTCGAAGCCGAGATCGCCCAGCTCGAGGCCGACGAACAGCGCGATTTCCTCGAGAGCCTCGGACTCGAAGAGCCCGCGGTGAACCGCTTCATCCGCTCGGCCTTCGAGTTGATCGATCTGATCAGCATGCTCACCGCGGGCCCGGACGAGTGCCGCGCCTGGCCGATCCCGCGCGGCACGGCCGCTCCGCGTGCCGCGGGCAAGATCCACAGCGACATCGAACGCGGCTTCATCCGCGCCGAGGTCATCCCCCACGAAGCGCTCCTCGAACATGGCAGCGAAGCGAAGTGCAAGGAAGCCGGCGTGCTGCGCGTCGAGGGGAAGGACTACATCATCCAGGACGGTGACGTCGTGAACTTCCGGTTCAACGTGTGA
- a CDS encoding antibiotic biosynthesis monooxygenase, which yields MVLEVAILQVIAGRGDAFQRAFEEAQTIIASMPGYQRHELRRCLETADRYLLLVWWDDLESHTVGFRGSPEYQRWKALLHDFYDPFPEVEHYVPVFTGDRP from the coding sequence GTGGTCCTGGAAGTCGCCATCCTTCAAGTCATCGCAGGCCGCGGGGACGCGTTCCAACGGGCCTTCGAAGAGGCCCAGACCATCATCGCGTCGATGCCGGGCTACCAACGCCACGAGCTCCGACGCTGCCTCGAAACCGCGGACCGCTACCTGCTGCTGGTCTGGTGGGACGATCTCGAGAGCCACACGGTCGGGTTTCGCGGATCTCCCGAATACCAGCGCTGGAAGGCGCTGCTCCACGACTTCTACGATCCGTTCCCGGAAGTCGAACACTACGTGCCGGTCTTCACGGGCGACCGACCATGA
- a CDS encoding metallophosphoesterase family protein — MTTRIGVISDTHGLVRPEALDALAGVERILHAGDIGGPDVLSQLESVAPVVAVRGNNDRGAWADALPLTEVVEVEACLLYLLHEREHLDLDPVAAEFHAVITGHSHKPGSEEKNGVLYLNPGSAGPRRFRLPITLARLEISNARIHPEWVELVGPPEPVG, encoded by the coding sequence ATGACCACCCGGATCGGTGTCATCTCGGACACCCACGGACTGGTTCGACCCGAGGCGCTCGACGCGCTCGCGGGTGTCGAGCGCATCCTGCATGCCGGCGACATCGGCGGACCGGACGTGCTCTCCCAGCTCGAGAGCGTCGCGCCGGTCGTCGCGGTGCGCGGGAACAACGACCGCGGCGCGTGGGCCGATGCACTGCCGCTCACCGAGGTCGTCGAAGTGGAAGCCTGCCTGCTCTATCTGCTGCACGAGCGCGAGCACCTCGACCTGGACCCGGTCGCGGCCGAGTTCCATGCCGTCATCACGGGCCACTCACACAAGCCTGGTTCGGAAGAGAAGAATGGGGTCTTGTACCTGAACCCCGGCAGCGCGGGGCCGCGCCGCTTTCGCCTGCCGATCACCCTGGCGCGTCTCGAGATCTCGAACGCCCGGATCCACCCCGAGTGGGTCGAGCTGGTGGGCCCGCCCGAGCCGGTTGGATAG
- a CDS encoding DsbA family protein — translation MPNAFSELRGSAPLAVYIDLKSPYAYLAIAPTRAMAARVGVAIDWRPFTLDIPSYLGSAKLDRKGKVEKSNRSAEQWSGVKYAYKDARRYASLTGLTVRGTVKIWDSSLAGIAMLFAKRQGPESFDRFLNTAYPPFWNRELDIEDVSVLAETLRRADLDAAGFEEFAKGPGRAEHDAINERAFDAGVFGVPTYLVEDEAWFGREHLPRVAWLLSGREGPAPVVANLRFEA, via the coding sequence ATGCCCAACGCCTTCTCGGAGCTTCGCGGATCTGCGCCCCTCGCGGTCTACATCGACCTCAAGAGCCCCTACGCCTACCTCGCGATCGCGCCCACCCGAGCCATGGCCGCTCGCGTCGGTGTCGCCATCGACTGGCGCCCGTTCACCCTCGATATTCCCAGCTATCTCGGCTCGGCGAAGCTCGACCGCAAGGGCAAGGTCGAGAAGAGCAACCGCAGCGCCGAACAGTGGAGCGGCGTGAAGTACGCCTACAAGGACGCCCGTCGCTACGCGAGCCTGACCGGGCTGACGGTACGCGGCACGGTCAAGATCTGGGACTCGAGCCTGGCCGGCATCGCGATGCTCTTCGCGAAGCGACAAGGGCCCGAGAGCTTCGACCGCTTCCTGAACACCGCCTACCCACCGTTCTGGAACCGCGAGCTCGACATCGAGGACGTGTCGGTTCTCGCCGAGACGCTCCGACGCGCCGATCTCGACGCTGCGGGCTTCGAGGAGTTCGCCAAGGGTCCCGGCCGCGCCGAGCACGACGCGATCAACGAGCGCGCCTTCGACGCCGGCGTCTTCGGGGTGCCGACGTACCTCGTCGAGGACGAAGCGTGGTTCGGACGCGAGCACCTGCCACGCGTCGCCTGGCTGCTGAGCGGGCGTGAAGGCCCGGCTCCCGTCGTCGCCAACCTCCGGTTCGAAGCATGA